TGAACTCGCTCTGTGGAGTGAGGCTCACCTGACCGTCGCCGCCCTGCACGATGATGTCGCGGATGGTGGCCGCGCCCTGCGGCAGGGGGGCCGTAACGGGCTGGGTGGAGCCGGGCAGGCCCTGGAGGTCGCGCTGTTCGCCCTTGAAACCGGCGGCCAGCCCGTCAGCCAGGCAGGCCAGGGCGGCGAAGAGCAGGGCGGAGGCGATCCAGCCGGAAAACCTGCGCACATTCTGGCAATCGGAAATGTTCATGGGCACCTGATGTCACGTTCGGGAAGGGAAGGAAAGCCGCGCACGAACAATCTGTGCTGAACGCCCGGGTGAGCGGGCCTCTCAGGCTGCGTCCGGCTCGCTGCGGACCTTGTCGCGCAGCAGGCGGATCAAAGTGATGCCGCCCAGCAGGGTGGGCACGAAGAGGGAGAAAAAGGCCTTGCAGAAGGCGGGGGTGAAGTTCTCGGGATCGTGCGAGGCGGCGTACATGCCCACGCAGAGCTCCACGAGAATGGCCACGTCCACGGCGATGAGGGTGATCTTCTGCTTGGCGTTCATTCCATTTTCTCCTTGGGTCGCGCTGGGCGCTTCTGCTGTTGGGTCCAGAGTCGGAGGGCCGGCGATGGGGGGTCGAGGTCCGGCCCTCCGCTCTGGAGGTATGGCTGGCGGCCGCGGTGGGGGGGTGCGGCCTTACCTGCCTCTACTACTTCTTGAAGATGTCGGTCTTGCTGATGTTCATGAACCGCAGCGCCTTGCCTTCGTCCTTGTAGTACACCCGGACTTCGTCGCCGGCGTCCCAGGTGGCGTCGGGCCAAGCCATGTACTCGTCAGGCACGCTGAAGGTCACGAGCAGCTTCTGGCGGCCGGAGTAGATGGTGACGGTCTTCTTGGCCTTGTCGACCATGGGGAACTGCTTGGCCTTGCTGGCTTCCTTGTCGAACACCAGGGGGTGGTCCTTGTCCACGTTCTCCTGGATGTCGTGGATCTTGAAGTTGATGGTCTTGAAGGCCTGAGCCTGGGGATCGAAGATCACGATCTGGCTCTTCTGGGTGTCCAGCTTCATGCGCAGGCCGGCCTTGGGCGCGGGGCCGGTCTCGGCGGGGTCTACGGGCATCTGGTACACCACCGGAGGCAGGCCGTTGTAGTCAGGGGCGGCCGGGTCGGCCTTCTTGTCCCTGATGAAAGTGACCTTCTTGGCGTCCTTGTCGAAGGCCACGACTCTGCCCTGATCCACCTTGCCGAAGTCGCTGCAGCCCAAGAGAGAGGCCAGCGCCAGAGCGGCCAAGAGAAGTGGGAATCGCTTCATGTTCATTGCTCCTTGGCTCTGTTGTTGCGTTTACGCGGCCTTCTTGGCGGCGAGTTCCATCTTGGCGCCCTGGATCATCTTCACGAAGATGTAGAGGCTCATGCCCGCCACCAAGCCCAGGATGAGCACTGTGGAGGCAACGTCCATGGCGTAGTTGAGCTGCTTGAAGGTAGACCCGATCATCTTCATTGCGATGGAAACCGCGCAGCCAATGACCGCCAGGCCGAAGGCGATGCGGATGCCGTAGCCCTTGATGTACTTGGTGGCCACGGTGCCCACCTGGGCGCCGATGGATGCGCCGCAGAGCATGATGATGGCGGCCACGAGCTCGGTGCGGCCCTTGAAGGTGTAGGAGGCGGCGCCGTAGAGGCCCGAGATCATGACTTCGAAGAGGTCCGTGCCCACGGCCACGTGGGTGGGGCAGCCGACCAGGTAGATCAGGGCGGGCATGCGGATGAGACCGCCGCCGATGCCCAGGATGCCAGCCAGCCAGCCGGTGAGGAAGCTCACGCCGATGGGCAGCCAGGCCGAGCAGGTGATGCCGGCGGCCTCAAGGGTCACCATGGGAGGAATCTTGATCTTGTGCAGGGTCTTGTGCCACTCGATGCCGGTAGCCAGAGCGTCCACTTCCTTGCCGGCGGCCTTGGCGGCGCGTTCCTTCTGGCGGCGCTTGTTGACATCGTGGAAGACCATCCAGGCGATGAGGAAGAGCAGGCCCAGGTAGATGTAGCGCACGACCTTCTCGACACTGCCTATGCGCTCGAGCCACATGACCATCTGCGCGCCGACCTCGAAGCCGCCGACTGTGCCGACGATCATGATCATGCCCAGTTTGTAGTCCACGTTGCCGAACTTGCCGTGGCGCATGGTGGCGATGAGGGACTTGCCCGCCATGTGGGCGATGTCCGTGCCGATGGCGAAGGCCATGGGGAAACCGAGAATGTTCAGGCCGGGGGTGACCATCCAGGCGCCGCCCATGCCGAAGAAGCCGCCGATGATGCCCACGCCCACACCGAGGATGATGAGGCCGGGCCAGAAGATCTTAACGCCCGCGATGGGCATGAGGATATAGAGCCATTCCATGTTGGTTCTCCTTGCCGGGCTTAGTGTTCAGCCAGTTCGCGGGACTTCAGGTCCAGACCGATCCAGTGCATGATGATGTCCGCCAGCACGCCGAAGATCACACCGATCAGCGGGATCAGGATGACGGTCAGGATGGTGAAATACAGGTGGCTCTCATTGTAGAGATTGGCCCACCAGGCCATGATGCCGGTCAGCTTGCGGGTATCCGCAACCAGGACGATGGGTGCTCCACCTCCGCCTGCGGCCAGCGCCAGGCCGGGCGCTCCCAACGCGAGCATCAACGTGATAGCCAGTTGTGTGATCCTCTTCATCTGTGCTCCTCCTTGGTGTTCCTGCCAGTTCTCCACCGGGCCGGGGCTCCACCCCGGACATCCCGGATTGATAGCCACCGTGGGCGGGCCGGTCCTGCGCCGGCCCGAAAAACGCGCAAAATCAGCATTTGTACAGCAACCCGCGTGCCAAGTTCTAAAACTTGACGGAATGCTTGAGGAAATATATTATCGCGCAAGCTTGAACGCCTTGTTGTAACTTGATCTCGTGTGAATTTGCGCGTCTTGAGAGCATCGCGCGTAGCAGGAGGCGGGGTATGGGCTTTTTCGCGCCACAGCGGCCGGTTCGTGGGAGCCTGGCTGAGAACCTGGGGAGGTTCTCGGCCATGAGCGTGCGCAACAAGCTTCTGGTGACGATCATTCCGCTGGTCTCGCTGGTGCTGCTGGCCACGGGCTACGCCACCAGGCTCACTGCCGTCCGCTACCTCAACCTGGCCCTGGAGCGCACCACCAAGGTGCTGACCATGGGGCAGGCCAACGCCCTGACCGAGTATTTCGAGAACGCCAGGGAAGACATCCTTCTGCTTGCGCGAGGCGACATCGACGAGGAGCCGATCCGCGCGATACTCTCCATCCAGGCGCACGTCCGCCCTGGCAACTACCGCGAGGTGGCCTACATCCCGGCCAACGGTGATGCTCCCCTCATGCTGGTGGACACAGGCCAGGAGGTGGTCCGTCTCACGAAGGAGCAGTGCGAGCGGGTCTTCAACTCTCCGCTCATGGCCCCTTCGCGGCTCCAGAGCCCCAAGGCCGGCTCGGTGACACTGGTGGGCCTCTCGGAATCCATCTACCCGCCGGGACTGATCCCCAGCCTGAGCAGCGGGTTGACCCTCGCCGTATTCCGCATGGTCACGCCGGTGACCGACAAATCAGGCAAGGTGCTCGGCTTCTGGGTGATCTCCCTGGACGGCCGGGCCGCGCGGGACATCCTCTCCCTGCACAACTCCCCCAAGTCGCCCCTTGCGGCATTCGCGCGCACGGCCGTGAAGCGCTACAGTTTCTTTTTCGACAGCAACGGCTGGATATTGTTCCAGTCCGGCAACCACGAGGACAAGGAATCCACCTTGGCCACCGACGTTGCCCGCTCCGGCCTCTCCGGGGATCACGGGATGCCGGGCCTGCACAGCGCGTTCAGGCCTGCCGCCTCCAACGAGACCTACTGGCGCATGGTTGTGGACGTGCAGAACGGCCAGACCGGCATAGAAAGCGTAGGGGCGGAGCTGGATCCCACCGTGACCTCGCACGACAGCTACGCCTTGGGGTATTCCCCCGTGTTTTTCATGAGTTCGCCCGAGAAGGGCCTCGAGGTTGTGGGCGGCGTGGCCTTCATGGACCGCTCCAAGCTTGTTATTGCCGCCGAGTACAGGATATTCGACGTGCTGCTGCTCATCTTCGTGGCAGCGCTCTTTGTCAGCGCCATCGTGCTCGTGCTGGTGGGGCGCTACATCACCCGGCCAGTGCTCGACTTGGCCCGGGCGGTGCGCTCCATGCCCCAGAACGGGGAACTGGCCCTGCTCGAATTGCCCATGCGCGACAAGGAGACCACGGAGCTCAAGGACGCCATCAACACCTTGGTCGTCTCCCTGATCGGGCAGAAGGACGAACTCAAGATCAAGGATGCGAGCCTCAGGGACTATCTGAACAGGCAGCCCCTTGATCTTGAGAAGAAAGTCACCGCAGCCCGCGACGACGAGCCGGTGGAAGGCATCGTCGGGGCGAGCTCCGGGATGCGGCAGTTCAAGCAGCTGGTGCGCAAGGCCGCGTCAGTTGACGCGGACGTGCTCATCGTCGGCGAGACGGGCACGGGCAAGGAAGTGACGGCCCAGGCCATCCACCACATGTCCCGTCGGGCAGGGGGCCCCTACATCACCATGAACTGCGGCGCACTGGACGAAAACCTGCTCATGGACGCGCTCTTCGGGCACGTCAAAGGCGCATTTTCCGAGGCCAAGACCGACCGCAAGGGGGCGTTCCTGGCGGCCAGCGGCGGGTCCATCCTTCTCGACGAGATCGGCAACGCCTCCCCCAAGGTGCAGCAGGCACTGCTGCGCGCCCTGGCCGCGCGGACGATCATCCCGCTGGGCAGCGACCAGGAGGTGGCCTTTGACGCCCGGGTCATCGCGGCCACAAACGAGAACCTGATGGAGTGCGTGGAGCAGGGGACCTTCCGTGAAGACCTCTATTACAGGTTGAAGGTGCTCACCCTCCAGACCCTGCCCTTGCGCGAGCGCAAGGAGGATATCCCGCTGCTGGTGGACGCCTTCATCCGGGAGTCGTCCCAGGTGATGCGCAAGGGCCCCGTGACCCTGAGCCAGGGCGCCTGGGAGCGCATCGCCGCGCACGACTGGCCGGGCAACGTCCGTGAGCTCAAGCATTGTCTCATGCGCGCGGTGGCCATGGCGGATTCCAGCGTCATCCTCATGGAGGACCTGCGCTTCGAGGGCCAGGCCGAGGCTCAGAAAGCCAGGCCGATCCCGCCGGAGGACGGTCCCGCTTCCGTGCGGGAAGTTTCAGGCCGGGAGGGTGCGTCACGGACTGTTCCGGCTGCCGCTCCCGTGTCGGCCCAGGATCAGCCTGCCCAGGCCGTCGATGCCCTGAACCCCCGCCAGCGTCTCGGGCTGGCCTACATTCGCGAGAACGGCAGCATGTCGCGTGCCCAATACCAGGGCATCGTGGGGCAGAACGTGCCCCCGCGCACCGCGCAATACGATTTGCGCGATCTGGTGGAACGGGGCTTGCTGGTCGTCAAGGGACGCGGCCCCGCGACGCGCTACCATCTGCCGGCGGAAGGCAAATCCAGCTGACGGTTTCGGCGCATTGCGCATGAATTCGGCTGCCACAGGGAGGAACCATGGACCGGATGCACAGTCCGATTCTCGCTAACCTCAAGAGGTTGCTGCTCCCCCTTATCGGCCTCAAGCCCCAGCCGGTCAGGAAAGACCAGAACGCCTTCAGGTTCAAGTACGCCAACTTCCAGGAACTGCTCGAATCGAATTCCGACGTGCTGCGCACCATCGCCTCCCTTGAGGAAATGCTGCCCGGGCGCGAGGTCTTCGGCATGTCCTTCCTTCAGTCCTCTGCAAGCCAGGCGGTATTTCATTGCCTGCGAATGCTCCGTGGATACGAAAACCTCTCAGGCGAAAAGCTGCCCGTCCTGCGGGAGAGGATCGAGGCCGTCCGTGAGGAGCTCAAGAATATTCTGGCCTCCGGCCGGGGCGTCGCCCAAGGCCCCTGGTTTCTCGATCTGGACGAAATCGCGCCAGCGAGTGGCGAGTATGTGGGCGGTAAATGCGCAAACCTCGCGGAAACGCGCAATCGCGCAAAAATGCCGGTGCCCGACGGCTTTTGCGTGACCACTTCTGCCTTCAGGGCTTTTCTCGAACACTCCGACCTCGATGCCGAAATCGCCAAGCGCACCATGGGGCTGGACGCCGCCGACCCTGCCTCACTGCAACTGGCCAGCGAGGATATCCAGCGCATGATCCTGCTGGCTCCTTACCCTGACGGTTTCGAGACAGAACTCCTGGAACGCCACGCGGCCCTGGCCCGGCGGACCGGGCGGGACAACGGAGATTTCAGGGTCGCGCTTCGCTCCAGCGCCGTGGGCGAGGACGGGGCCTTGAGCTTCGCCGGGCAGTACCTCTCGGTGCTCGGCGTCGCGCCTGGCAAGGTGGCGGAGAGTTACCGCTATGTCGCCGCAAGTTTGTATACCCCACGGGCAATCGCCTATCGCCTGCTCAAGGGCGTGCCGGACGAAGCCGCATCCATGGCCGTCGCCTGTCTCGAGATGGTTTGCTCCCGAGCCAGCGGGGTGCTTTACACGCGCCATCCCTTCGATGCCGGCAACACGGATGTCCTCATCAACGCCGTATGGGGTTTGGGCCCGTACGCTGTGGACGGCGTGGTCAACCCCAACCGTTTCAGCGTAAGCCGGGAAACCCTGGAGATCGTCTCGCAGGACATTCCAGGCCAGGAGGTCAGGCTGGAGTGCGGCCCTGCTGGCGGGTTGGTGGAAACCGTCGTGGAGCAGGACCGCAGGGCGCTAGCATGCCTGTCTGAGCTTGAGGTCAAGACCCTGGCCGAATGGGGGCTGCAGCTCGAAGAGCATTTCGGTTCACCACAGGATGTGGAATGGGCCCAGGACCAGGCCGGGCGTCTGCTGATCCTTCAGTCCAGGCCGCTCGCATCCGGAGTCGAAGGCGGGGCAACCCAGGCGCGACGAAAGGCTCTGGAGGGCTATGCCGTGCTGGCCGAAGGCGGGGATGCGGCCTGCCCCGGGTCTGGATTCGGACCGGTCTACATCGTGCGGCGCGAGGACGATCTGGCGGAGTTTCCCCAGGACGGGGTGCTTGTGGCCGGGCACTCCTCACCTTCATTCATGGTGGCCATGAACAAGGCCAGCGCCATAGTAACCGAGCATGGCAGCGTGACCGGGCATATGGCCTCGCTGGCGCGGGAGTTCGGCGTGCCGACGGTGCTTGGGCTGCGCGGCGCGATGGACACCCTGAAGCCTGGCGAGATGGTCACGGTGGACGCCACGAACCGCCGTGTCTACATGGGGCGGGTCGAGCCGCTGCTCGATCAGAACCAGGGGGTATCCGCCCCCATGCTGGGCACCCCGGTGCATGATCTGCTCAAACGCGTGAGCGCCCTCATCTCCCCGCTGCATCTGGTGGACCCCAAATCACCAAAGTTCACGCCCCAGCATTGCACCACGCTGCACGACGTCACACGCTTCCTGCACGAACGCTGCTACGCGGCCATGTTCCGTCTGGGTGACCAGGCTTCGGGCGAGGGCGGCATGGCCGTCCACCTCGACGTGGGCATCGGGCTGGACCTGCACGTCATCGATCTGGGCGGCGGCCTGCGAGATGAAGTGGGTGACGCCGACACGATCACGCGCGCCGACGTGATCTCATTGCCCTTCAAGGCCCTGCTGCACGGCCTGGCCGACAGGGATTTCGTGGCAAGCGGCCCCAGGCCGGTGCAGCTGCGCGGGTTTCTGTCCGTGATGGGGCGGCAGATGATCGACGGGGCGAATCAGGGCGCGGAGCGTTTCGGCGAGAAAAGCTACGCCATCATCTCGGACAAGTACCTCAATTTCAGCTCTCGCGTGGGCTACCACTACGGCGTGCTGGACAGCTACTGCGGCAAGACCGTGGCCAAGAACTACATCACCTTCGCCTTCAAGGGCGGGGCCGCAGGGGAGGATCGCCGGGAGCGCCGCGCCAGGGCTATCGCCCTGATACTGGAGTCTCTGGGCTTCAAGGTGGCCGTGACCGGAGACCGGGTGGAGGGGCGTTTCCAGAAGTATACGCCCGACGTCATCGAGGAGAAGCTGGTGCAGATCGGCCGGCTGCTGCAGTTCACCCGCCAGACGGACATGCTCATGACGAGCGACAGCGCTGTGCCCGCCATGGTGGAGAGCTTCTTGCGCGGGGACACGGTGTTCGGGGCATCCTGCCCGTTGCCATCAAGCGACGCTTGAACGTCGGCCAACGCGAAGCCGGAAGGGATTCCTAAGGGAGGAACTCCCTTAGGCCGCCGGAGGCTTGTCTTTTCCACGCCCGCGCCTTTTCGCGGTGCTGGCGCTGTGAACTGCTGCGGGTCCAGCCTTGGCCTCTCCAGGGCCGAACGGGCCGATGTTCTTCAAATTCAGCGGACGGTTCGACCCCGGGGAGGGTAAGGCTGGAGCCAGGACAGGCAGGATGCCTCCGGCGGCCAGAGAGGGCGCTGCCCTCTCTGGACTCTCCCGCCAAAGGAACTTCGTCCCTTTGGAATCCTTTATAGCTTTGCCCCCGAGCGCGGGGCTACAGCCCCTTGGCGGCCCTCCGCTCCACGGCGGAGAGGATCTTGGCGGCCACGTCGTCCGTGGGGCAGGGTTTGAGCAGATAGTCAGAGCCGCCCTTGCCCATGATCTCCGCCGCGATGTCCACGGAGGCGTGCCCGGTGAGCACGATGACCTCCAGGTTCGGGTCGCGTTTCTTGAGCTCGGCCAGCAGCTCCACGCCGGACATCCCCGGCATCTTCACATCCACCAGGGCCACGTCGAAGGCTCCAGGGGCGAAGGACTCCAGGGCCTGTTCCCCGCTGAAGGCCGTGGTCACCTCCATCTGGCGCATGGAGAGCAGCCGGGCCAGGGTGGAGACGAAGCGCTCCTCGTCGTCAACTATGAGCAGGCGGATGGGGCTTTTCATTGCTGGGCTCCGTGCCGGGCGCGCCGGCGAGTGTGATGGTGAAGACCGCGCCGGACCCGGGCTGGTTGGCGGCGGTTATCAAGCCGCCGAGCCGGTCCACGATGCGCTGGGTGATGGCCAGGCCAAGGCCGGTGCCCTTGCCGGGCGCCTTGGTGGTGAAGAAGGGGTCGAACACCCGGGAGAGGTGCTCGGCCGGGATGCCGGGGCCGGTGTCGGCCACGCGGATGTAGGGCCGCCCATCGGGGTGGAGGCCCGTCGAGGCGGTCACGCTGCCGCCCGGGCTTACGGCCTGCAAGGCGTTGACCAGCAGATTGAGCACCGCCTGGCGCAGCAGGGGAGGGTCCACCGGGACGGGGGGCATGCCCGGCTCGAACTCGCGGCGCAAGGTGATGTTGCGGGGCGAGGCCTCGCGTTCCACGAGGCGCAGCATGTCCTCCACGAGGCGGCTGAGGTCCGCGGGCTGGCGAACGGGCTTCCAGTTGCGGGCCAGCCCCAGCAGGTTGTGGGTGATGTCCGCGCAGCGGCGCACCTGGGACTGCACCCCGGCCAGGCTCTGGCGCAACTCGGCCGCGTCGGGCTCCGGCTGGGCGAGCAAGTGCCCCATCCATTCGGCCTCCTGGGTGATGACGGCCAGGGGGTTGTTGATCTCGTGGGCTATGCCCGAGGCGATCTCGCCGATGGCCGCCAGCTTCTGGGATTGCAGGAGCTGCTCGTCCAGGGCGCACTTCTGCGATTCGAGGCGCTCCACGCACTCCTGCGAGCGCCTGAGCAGCCGCCAGGCGAGCAGGCAGGCCCCCGCTCCCGGCAGCAGGGACCACGGCGGCGGCGCGACTGCCGTCAGCAGGATGAGCAGGAGGGCCGCCGCGCCCTGGACGCCCTGGCTGGAGGCGAGTTGTCGCAGCGGGGTCATGGCGTTTCCGGGAGTGGCCGGGAGGAAGGGCGGGGAGGGCGAACGCGGACGGTCCCGGCGGCGTGCCGCGCGCGGGGCGGGAGGGGCGTGCGTTGGCCGAAGGGCGGCGCCCTGTGGATTCCCGTGTTCGGCATGTGTATTCCGCTCGCGCCGGGGATGGGGGAGGAGTCCGCCGGGCTGAAGGCTAGGACCCGCTTCCGCTCAAGCGCTTTCGTTCGTAGGCCTGGCCGATGGCGGCCAGCAGCTCGTCGAAGTCCACGGGCTTGAGC
The window above is part of the Fundidesulfovibrio soli genome. Proteins encoded here:
- a CDS encoding PEP/pyruvate-binding domain-containing protein; translation: MDRMHSPILANLKRLLLPLIGLKPQPVRKDQNAFRFKYANFQELLESNSDVLRTIASLEEMLPGREVFGMSFLQSSASQAVFHCLRMLRGYENLSGEKLPVLRERIEAVREELKNILASGRGVAQGPWFLDLDEIAPASGEYVGGKCANLAETRNRAKMPVPDGFCVTTSAFRAFLEHSDLDAEIAKRTMGLDAADPASLQLASEDIQRMILLAPYPDGFETELLERHAALARRTGRDNGDFRVALRSSAVGEDGALSFAGQYLSVLGVAPGKVAESYRYVAASLYTPRAIAYRLLKGVPDEAASMAVACLEMVCSRASGVLYTRHPFDAGNTDVLINAVWGLGPYAVDGVVNPNRFSVSRETLEIVSQDIPGQEVRLECGPAGGLVETVVEQDRRALACLSELEVKTLAEWGLQLEEHFGSPQDVEWAQDQAGRLLILQSRPLASGVEGGATQARRKALEGYAVLAEGGDAACPGSGFGPVYIVRREDDLAEFPQDGVLVAGHSSPSFMVAMNKASAIVTEHGSVTGHMASLAREFGVPTVLGLRGAMDTLKPGEMVTVDATNRRVYMGRVEPLLDQNQGVSAPMLGTPVHDLLKRVSALISPLHLVDPKSPKFTPQHCTTLHDVTRFLHERCYAAMFRLGDQASGEGGMAVHLDVGIGLDLHVIDLGGGLRDEVGDADTITRADVISLPFKALLHGLADRDFVASGPRPVQLRGFLSVMGRQMIDGANQGAERFGEKSYAIISDKYLNFSSRVGYHYGVLDSYCGKTVAKNYITFAFKGGAAGEDRRERRARAIALILESLGFKVAVTGDRVEGRFQKYTPDVIEEKLVQIGRLLQFTRQTDMLMTSDSAVPAMVESFLRGDTVFGASCPLPSSDA
- a CDS encoding sulfite exporter TauE/SafE family protein, producing the protein MEWLYILMPIAGVKIFWPGLIILGVGVGIIGGFFGMGGAWMVTPGLNILGFPMAFAIGTDIAHMAGKSLIATMRHGKFGNVDYKLGMIMIVGTVGGFEVGAQMVMWLERIGSVEKVVRYIYLGLLFLIAWMVFHDVNKRRQKERAAKAAGKEVDALATGIEWHKTLHKIKIPPMVTLEAAGITCSAWLPIGVSFLTGWLAGILGIGGGLIRMPALIYLVGCPTHVAVGTDLFEVMISGLYGAASYTFKGRTELVAAIIMLCGASIGAQVGTVATKYIKGYGIRIAFGLAVIGCAVSIAMKMIGSTFKQLNYAMDVASTVLILGLVAGMSLYIFVKMIQGAKMELAAKKAA
- a CDS encoding sensor histidine kinase, whose product is MTPLRQLASSQGVQGAAALLLILLTAVAPPPWSLLPGAGACLLAWRLLRRSQECVERLESQKCALDEQLLQSQKLAAIGEIASGIAHEINNPLAVITQEAEWMGHLLAQPEPDAAELRQSLAGVQSQVRRCADITHNLLGLARNWKPVRQPADLSRLVEDMLRLVEREASPRNITLRREFEPGMPPVPVDPPLLRQAVLNLLVNALQAVSPGGSVTASTGLHPDGRPYIRVADTGPGIPAEHLSRVFDPFFTTKAPGKGTGLGLAITQRIVDRLGGLITAANQPGSGAVFTITLAGAPGTEPSNEKPHPPAHS
- a CDS encoding sigma 54-interacting transcriptional regulator, which gives rise to MSVRNKLLVTIIPLVSLVLLATGYATRLTAVRYLNLALERTTKVLTMGQANALTEYFENAREDILLLARGDIDEEPIRAILSIQAHVRPGNYREVAYIPANGDAPLMLVDTGQEVVRLTKEQCERVFNSPLMAPSRLQSPKAGSVTLVGLSESIYPPGLIPSLSSGLTLAVFRMVTPVTDKSGKVLGFWVISLDGRAARDILSLHNSPKSPLAAFARTAVKRYSFFFDSNGWILFQSGNHEDKESTLATDVARSGLSGDHGMPGLHSAFRPAASNETYWRMVVDVQNGQTGIESVGAELDPTVTSHDSYALGYSPVFFMSSPEKGLEVVGGVAFMDRSKLVIAAEYRIFDVLLLIFVAALFVSAIVLVLVGRYITRPVLDLARAVRSMPQNGELALLELPMRDKETTELKDAINTLVVSLIGQKDELKIKDASLRDYLNRQPLDLEKKVTAARDDEPVEGIVGASSGMRQFKQLVRKAASVDADVLIVGETGTGKEVTAQAIHHMSRRAGGPYITMNCGALDENLLMDALFGHVKGAFSEAKTDRKGAFLAASGGSILLDEIGNASPKVQQALLRALAARTIIPLGSDQEVAFDARVIAATNENLMECVEQGTFREDLYYRLKVLTLQTLPLRERKEDIPLLVDAFIRESSQVMRKGPVTLSQGAWERIAAHDWPGNVRELKHCLMRAVAMADSSVILMEDLRFEGQAEAQKARPIPPEDGPASVREVSGREGASRTVPAAAPVSAQDQPAQAVDALNPRQRLGLAYIRENGSMSRAQYQGIVGQNVPPRTAQYDLRDLVERGLLVVKGRGPATRYHLPAEGKSS
- a CDS encoding DVU0150 family protein → MKRITQLAITLMLALGAPGLALAAGGGGAPIVLVADTRKLTGIMAWWANLYNESHLYFTILTVILIPLIGVIFGVLADIIMHWIGLDLKSRELAEH
- a CDS encoding DUF4881 domain-containing protein; the protein is MKRFPLLLAALALASLLGCSDFGKVDQGRVVAFDKDAKKVTFIRDKKADPAAPDYNGLPPVVYQMPVDPAETGPAPKAGLRMKLDTQKSQIVIFDPQAQAFKTINFKIHDIQENVDKDHPLVFDKEASKAKQFPMVDKAKKTVTIYSGRQKLLVTFSVPDEYMAWPDATWDAGDEVRVYYKDEGKALRFMNISKTDIFKK
- a CDS encoding response regulator translates to MKSPIRLLIVDDEERFVSTLARLLSMRQMEVTTAFSGEQALESFAPGAFDVALVDVKMPGMSGVELLAELKKRDPNLEVIVLTGHASVDIAAEIMGKGGSDYLLKPCPTDDVAAKILSAVERRAAKGL